The following are encoded together in the Thermothelomyces thermophilus ATCC 42464 chromosome 3, complete sequence genome:
- a CDS encoding FAD linked oxidase-like protein, which translates to MAVLSLQRALLLAGAALPLVQQGFAQTIKTEDGEVLPANEVTVAPAAEPASEDDEIAALQLTDNVLANLTAHELTDVELFQFGDDADAADPTQIAKRTAVGSCKTYPGDWKWPSRLTWSVFNLLTGGALIETVPIGAVCYPNSGVYNAAKCADIIEHWQESATHEADPTSVMSPLFQGETCMPQNGNTSQCTLGGFPAYAVKATSVYQIQLAVNFARSLNLRLVVKNTGHDFLGKSLGYGSLSIWTHHLKSIRFRQSVRTPSYSGPALELGAGVTVGELYAAANQYGVTAVGGECKGVGVAGGYLAGGGHSPLSGKYGLGSDQVLSIDLVLPNGRFVTASETENTDLFWALRGGGGSTFGVVTSVTVKAHPKMKFSGVTWVINSGNDTANSDEVFWQAMYAYWSKFPEYADQEVYGYGNIFPRGAPGSGYTWTMLPWMVPNKTLSEFKAMVQPLFDEWTAMGFEFEPQYFEHDNFYDAWTSHFPTEVVANSNLRTASRLFPRSAWDDDTTRIAMFDAVRSVIEEGSALIQYNMNPAAPAGTPASGANSHWRDAVWFGIMGTGWAPGISQEELEAVQRKITDDWMGRLRPYGPGGYGNEGDVMEPDFAEAFFGTNYDRLLQIKRTVDPYDLFWAPTAVGSERWKIAGQPDWLTLQTGKLCKVSN; encoded by the exons ATGGCTGTCCTCTCTCTTCAACGCGCCCTGCTGCTCGCAGGTGCCGCCCTTCCGCTCGTTCAACAGGGCTTTGCCCAGACCATCAAGACTGAGGATGGGGAGGTCCTCC CCGCCAACGAAGTTACCGTCGCCCCGGCCGCCGAGCCTGCATCCGAAGACGATGAGATTGCGGCGCTCCAGCTGACCGACAATGTGTTGGCCAACCTGACGGCCCACGAGCTGACCGACGTCGAGCTCTTCCAGTTCGGCGACGACGCGGACGCCGCCGATCCGACCCAGATTGCCAAGCGCACCGCTGTGGGCAGCTGCAAGACCTACCCGGGCGACTGGAAATGGCCTTCGCGCCTCACCTGGAGCGTCTTCAACCTGCTGACCGGCGGCGCCCTCATCGAAACCGTCCCCATCGGTGCCGTCTGCTACCCTAACAGCGGCGTGTACAACGCCGCCAAGTGCGCCGACATCATCGAGCACTGGCAAGAGTCCGCCACCCA CGAAGCCGACCCGACCTCCGTCATGTCTCCGCTCTTCCAGGGCGAGACGTGCATGCCGCAGAACGGCAACACGTCGCAGTGCACCCTGGGCGGCTTCCCCGCCTATGCCGTCAAGGCAACCAGCGTCTACCAGATCCAGCTGGCCGTCAACTTTGCCCGCTCGCTCAATCTGCGCCTCGTCGTCAAGAACACCGGCCACGATTTCCTGGGCAAGTCGTTGGGCTATGGCTCCCTCTCCATCTGGACCCACCACCTCAAGTCGATCCGCTTCCGTCAGTCCGTCAGGACGCCGTCGTACTCGGGCCCGGCCCTCGAgctcggcgccggcgtgACGGTGGGCGAGCTCTACGCGGCCGCCAACCAGTACGGCGTCACCGCCGTGGGCGGAGAGTGCaagggcgtcggcgtcgcggGCGGCTACCTCGCCGGCGGTGGCCACTCGCCCCTGTCGGGCAAGTACGGCCTCGGCTCTGACCAGGTGCTCAGCATCGACCTGGTGCTGCCCAACGGGCGCTTCGTCACCGCCAGCGAGACGGAGAATACCGACCTCTTCTGGGCcctccgcggcggcggcggctccaCCTTCGGCGTCGTCACGTCCGTGACCGTCAAGGCGCACCCCAAGATGAAGTTCTCCGGCGTCACCTGGGTCATCAACTCGGGCAACGACACGGCCAACTCGGACGAGGTCTTCTGGCAGGCTATGTATGCCTACTGGTCCAAGTTCCCCGAGTACGCGGACCAGGAGGTCTACGGGTACGGCAACATCTTCCCGCGCGGCGCCCCCGGCTCCGGCTACACGTGGACCATGCTCCCCTGGATGGTGCCCAACAAGACGCTGTCCGAGTTCAAGGCGATGGTCCAGCCCCTCTTCGACGAGTGGACGGCCATGGGCTTCGAGTTCGAGCCGCAGTACTTTGAGCACGACAACTTCTACGACGCCTGGACGTCGCACTTCCCGACCGAGGTGGTGGCCAACTCGAACCTGCGCACCGCCTCGCGCCTCTTCCCTCGCTCGGCGTGGGACGACGATACCACGCGCATCGCCATGTTCGACGCCGTCCGGTCCGTGATCGAGGAGGGCTCGGCGCTGATCCAGTACAACATGAACcccgcggcgccggcgggcaCCCCGGCCAGCGGGGCCAACTCGCACTGGCGCGACGCCGTCTGGTTCGGCATCATGGGCACCGGCTGGGCGCCCGGCATCTCGCAGGAGGAGCTCGAGGCGGTGCAGCGCAAGATCACCGACGACTGGATGGGCCGACTGCGGCCCTACGGCCCGGGCGGGTACGGCAACGAGGGCGACGTCATGGAGCCCGACTTTGCCGAGGCCTTCTTCGGCACCAACTACGACCGTCTGCTCCAGATCAAGCGCACGGTCGACCCCTACGACCTGTTCTGGGCCCCGACCGCCGTCGGCTCCGAGCGCTGGAAGATCGCCGGCCAGCCCGACTGGCTGACGCTGCAGACCGGCAAGCTGTGCAAGGTCTCCAACTGA